tatttaaattatttatttaaaaaaaatcttacacctatattaaaaataaatttattggaattagattatatttatattttatgaataaaataaaattatttttaaatatgttaTTATTGTTGGAGTTCTAACACTAGTTAACAGATAACTTATTCATTCATTTAGTTACTATACATTTAGGAACACAAATATGATAAtaaagaatattatatatatcctaaaaattaattacttaatttagttattatatatgaatatatatttatatataaaagagtAATTTGGACATGGGTCTAAGAGCATTTATAATGGTAGACAATTTGAGTTTTTGTTCTGAagcaattaaaaatttgaaattgagacttattaattattatatctaTTGGAGAAACAATGTTAAGAACTTTACTCATTTCACAAGGTAAGGGAGTCTCTCTGAAAAGGaactaaaaataacaaataaatttatgATAAGTGTCATtgtactttaaaaaaatattaaaataaattaaaaattttaataatatgatTATAGAAATTAAGCATTTGCTAATTTCACAATGCTCCTAGTAGCTAAATATTCatttaagttaattaatgttgttaattaatttaaattataattatatattatgtattattatttatgaagttatttttcttttaaaatattagtttttataatagtaaattattttttaatttaattattgtaaaaaattaataactatattaattttaattaattaattaagtatgaCCACAATAGAGATTAAACTTAGTTCTTTTtaatagaaaagagaaaaatgtttagagtttttatttattatttatgacgcAAAAAttgacataaatttttttttatgataaattggtcataaataaaaattgagataAGTTTTCTACTAAAAATGGTCTAAATATTTAGGTACATAAATACTTATATGGAACTGAATTTTAAAGTAGTAGTAAGTTTTTGTCTTCAAAAAATTGTTGAACTACACTCTACAACAGCGTTAGTTTTAGCTATTAAAAATCGTTGCATTAggttaaataattaaaacatcTATAAAAAATCGTTGCagtagattaaataattaaaacatcTATGGTGAGTTTTGAGAAGCAAATACTTGTACAAATAGATTGATATGACAAGAACATAAACTTCAGTTAAAATGTTTAtgtatttctttaaattttcatgtAGACTTCATTAGAATGGCATTTTCTAAAATAGTTTTTGTCTGATTTTTTTTGGGCTTTTTGTCCCATTATCTATAAAAGAGTAACTTAATTATTTTAGATTActctttattattgttattttatttttctataatttttttattaaaaatatttttaaaataatatacagTAAAAGAATAACATTATTAAATCAGAAAGTATCAAAAtcattcttattttatatattttcaatatatttattttctaatgtatattttatataaataattaattaatagttatttataatgtacaatattattataaataaaagaaaattttaaaatattttaaaaaatattgatattttaataatattaattataaaaaatatatctaatatatattaattgaaattaattattaaaataattagaatgcattattctaaaaacatttgaaaattaaaaaaagaaaagactcAATTACTATGCTTTTGACAAGAAAGGAAAGTTAGTACCAGAAGCCAGCTACATTGACTGACACAAGTTATAAACCTTGCTTTTGCTTGCAATGCATTGTCACTGCAATATCCATCATCGTTATTAAATGCACACGTGAATATTACCAAAAAAGGATAAaattatattctatataacttgtAGTCCCAATATCTTATTGGGCCAAATTGGGCCTGATTATTTAATTGCATTTACTTACATAACTCATTATCTACATTGAAGCCCACCTGCGTTCATATAAGCccaaaaagaaaaagttgattgGTATATCATCATGCATATACCgccatgaccaaaaaaaaaaaatcatgcatatACCGTGTGTTTCTTACTTTCTTGCCAAATATTTGACACTGACATTACAGAAAATTTTATGAATGTATATGCATGGTTCATCAGTAAAAAATTTAAGTATGTTGATTATTTCAATATTATTTTATGCAACAAAAACAGATTtctattgaattaaattattaatacttaattagagagagagatgttgaattgtTGATACAGTAAACAGCTACTTTTTCGGTGACCTATGTCTCCAATGCATGCGTGCGTGACGCCACGACGCGACATTTATTCGCTTACTTCGTGCgcgtaacaaaaaaattatttatatttattaaatattaagtagaattaatgtatattttatttttagcagagcaaaaatattaaaaaattattaaaatttattattttcttatcattaattaattattaatatttaaaaatataaaataaaatatattgtaatattaataaatttaaaatattaaataaacaattaaataataacaaaaaataataattctcaTGATCCTAACATTTTTCTCAGCAAGATACAGTAAAAATATGCATGATTAGATTAAGTCAGATTTAGAATTTagttatttgttttaaaaatatattataaaaatataacaaaaagaacTTTTGTAATTATAtgtatttaatgaattaaaaatataaaaactttttgttaataattcttttagtaaaatattgttttgaataatattttaaaaaaatacttaaacactatttattaaataaagaatatTATATTCTTTAGTAActaaacaaatattattttttatttattttattttataataattcaattttaatgtttataatataaaatttaaaatgttttatatttttttaatctctaatgacaattaaatttaaaaaaaaaactacactCTTTTGCATTAGCATTAGCATTAGAGTTTAGAGCAAGTATTAACTAATGCATGACCTTAAAAGTATATTATaagttaaataaattaaataaaaaattaaaaattaaaagagcaGTTAATGAGTTGTTGTTGAGGTAGACGTGGGTCTCAAGTCTCAACGGTCTCGTGAatgtcttcttcttcctccacgtGTCCTCCTCTAACACTTTCTCACACTTTCCGAGAAAAAGAAACCAAGCAAGACGAAAGGGAAAGTGAGAGAGTAccccaaaaagagaaaaaaaaaaatcagaaaacagCGTTCGTAAGAAACTATTATACCTTACCCATCGTCATCACCAAACTCTTTCTTGTCCCAACCACTCCACCAATTCACAcctatttcttcttcatctcgaTCTTTCCAGAAATCAagtaaaccaaaaaaagaaaaagaaaaagaaaaagataacaaTCGTTATACACCTTCACCGTTAAATTCGACGATGGCGGAATCTTCGAGCAACACTCGCCTATCGAATTCTTCCGACGAGGTTTCAGTCTACTTGGACGCCGAACCTCGATCTACTACCGACATTGCCACCACCTCATCCTCTTCAGGTATATCATGGTTCTTTTACGGTGTTAGATCGCGTTACGTTCTACTTAATCTCATGTAAGGTAGTGGAATTGATATAATTTTATCGGAACAGTGAAGAATCAAAGTTCATGTGGTTACAGTGTGTATTTTTTGGATAGTTTAATCAAAGTTCACGTGTTAAGTTCGGCCTTTTGTAGATTGCGTTCTGATTAAGGTAGTGTAATTGTTGTTAGTGTAGTTTATAGTAGAATATGGAATAGTGGCTgtgaaattaaaatacaatgtGTATTTCAAATATGGAATGGTactatttttgtgtttttggattGGCCTTACGCAGGGCATGTTGACAGGGACACGTCAATTACTAGGCATAGTTTGGCTGAAGTTATGGCTATGGCTGAAGCTGAAGCTGAACCTGCACCGACTCGTCATAGCCGGTATCACCGCCAAAAGAGTGCTACTAAAGTTAGGAAGAACACCGGAATCGGCTCCATTATGAAGTTCCTTGATGAGAATCTTCCCGCCAAGAAAAGGGTACCACAAAATATCACATTTGATTGATTGTTTATCTTCATGgagttttatattaaatattttaattaaggaATTTAGGTGTTGGACATATTAGATTTCTGCATCACTGATTTAGATGACTGCAGGGAAGTTCTGCTACCTAGAAGTGTTATTAAATGCCATTTGGAATAACAAGCTACCATAATGCTATGATATATACATATTACATTTTAGCTGTTACCTTGGTcctgtattattttttatcactTGAGCATTAGCCTATGACAAGCGGTTGCATTGCAGGCCACATagaaaaaatatagattagattacttagattattaaataaaatagattggaaaaaataatgaatttgcaGGTAATAATTTTGTTACtagtaaatattttatatacGAAGAAGATGTCACTTACTGAATACACTGGCATTCATCTGCATCTACTAGTGTTACATTTGTATCTTGGGTTTCAAACATCATAGTTTggtgttcttaaattttctattttgaatCTGAAAAAAATACATTTGCAAATGTTGCAGCTTCGATTTCTAAAAAGAGCTTCTGTGATTAAGGATGATGGCACTGTTGAATTTGATGTACCAAGAGATATCAATCCCCCAGAAAACATTGGAACTACGGTTACCTCTAGGGAACCTTGCAATGAATCTGGGGAAGCAATACCCTATCATGATATTCATCCACTTCAAATAGTAATGCTTATAGTTGGCACTCGGGGAGATGTCCAGCCATTTGTTGCTATTGGGAAGCGTCTAcaggtttttttttatattcctgGTTTCTCATGTATAATTCCTGGTCCATGCACCAaagtaatatttttgttttaactcACTAAGATATTAGGATGATTTGGTTTAAGCCCTTTCAAATAATTTGAACTTGCCGAAACAATTTATCATAAGTACTTTAGGGACTAAGATAAAATATGGTCTCTTGAGACTACAGTTATTGCCTTCCCTTGCACCCACTCCATAGGAATCTTGGCTTATTCTTGACCTCCAGCTGTGTATTTGGACTAATATGTTATACTGTTGTCCTCTCCTGTATCCTGTAACGAATGTCAATTGTGCTTCTTAGTTAGGGCAGAACAATATCAAAACTTTTTGAGTCTTTCAAAAATCTAGATGTCTTTatgtttcaatttttcttttcatttgttcCTCTTAGACAATCGCAGCTCTTGTAATTTACTCTTGTGCTGTAATATAGCCTGTCTAAGACggaattttttttttgcaggAAGATGGCCACAGAGTTAGGCTAGCTAGCCATAAGAATTTCAAAGATTTTGTTTTGAGTGCAGGCTTGGAGTTTTACCCTTTAGGTGGAGATCCCAAGGTTCTTGCTGGTTGTAAGTGTTTCTTATCTTACCTCTTAGATAACCATTCTGAATTTTGCTTGTTTTAATTTAATGATGATTAAAGAGTATATATGCTCACTAGAACTCCTATGTTTTAAGTGGGTTCACATTTTGGTGTAAATTGAATTGTAGAGagttaatactcaatttggtccctgaaCTTGCACGGGAGCTTCAATTTAGTCTCTGAAGTTTCAATTGCCTCTATTTAGTCTCCAAACTTTGCAAAGCATTAGTCCCTGGGACAATTTTTAGGCACACAAACGTTTAATGGAGCGCTGACCTGGACAGTCAGGTGCCACGCTAGAACCTGTAAAATTATGCAACTTTGGTTTTGGCGCTCAAATAGCCCAAAAACAACGCCGTATCACTTGCTTTGGTAGGAAAAGTTTCAATAAACACCACTTACGATGTTTTTGGGCTATTTGAGTGCCAAAAccaaaacgacgtcattttatAGAGTACAATGTGTCATCCGGCTGTTCACGTAATGTATGTGCGTCGTAAATTGTTTCAGGCACTAAATAGAGACAATTGAAActttagggactaaattgaggcTCGCGTGCAAATTCAGGACCAATTTAGATAGTGGGATATCTCATGTAGCTATTTTTCAAACATAATTTAGATCCATTTCATCTTTTCAAATGAGCTACTCTCTGTCACCCTTGCCCTGTTAACAAGAAATGTCAACATGACACTTATGCTGTAGAAATAGACATTTATTTGCAAACATGAAGAAAAATATGGCTTGAATTGATACAATGACAAATTAACAGATGTTCAAATATTTTGATCTACTTCAATGAAGGTAATTGAAGAATTGATATCAAATCAAGAAATGTGATCTACTCTATAAGaaaggaagataaaaaaaattggatgtgCCAGTTTTTACGAGAGGAATGTTGGTTTTATTCTTTTGAATGCATGACCACATACCAGTAGCCATATCAAAAAGATTTCTTCTCCTTGCTCATGCTTTCatattattaatatgtttatttatatGCTTTCTTCAGATATGGTCAAGAATAAAGGCTTCTTGCCGTCGGGCCGCTCAGAAATTCATAAACAAAGAAATCAGATAAAGGCTATTATCAACTCTTTGCTTCCAGCTTGCAACAGTGCTGATCCAGATACTCATGTTGCATTTAATGCAGATGCAATAATTGCCAACCCTCCAGCATACGGTTagactctaaattttttttgtcccTTTCCATTCATCACAATAACAAAATCAATAACATAGACAACAAAGTGTTTTTCTATTGTAATGAGAATGTAATAAAACATTTTATCAAATGACAATAGATTGTATAGTAACCGAAACTGGATTCAACAACAAACTTGCTGCCTGGTAAAATTTAAGGAATTTGATCCTCTAAAGTGTAGAGGTACAGTTTACAGATTAAAGTGCAGAATGGTAATCTCAGTTCATTATACTGTGCTTGTATTGTATAAAAATCCAAGCTGCTAATCCATAAGTGCAAGTGCATTTCATAGAATGCCATTCttaagtttaaattattttttacagtaTCACCTAAAGGTACAATGGTTTGAAGATTACATTGTAAAATAATGAAAATGGTATATTGCTAAGAGTTATATAGGAGAGATTAACTTGCGACCTGTTTCAGCGGCTGTGAGAATCAAATCATGGCAGAAAGAGAAGGAAAGGGAAACGCCTTTCACCATTGATGATTTGATGTCTTAGTTTTTACAATGTCCATAATGAGTGAATCATATCTTAAGATCTTGACAAGAATTTCCTCCTTTTGTGTAACTAAGAATGGAAAAGTCAATCACAAATTGTTAATAGCAAATTGAAAGAAATTCATCGACAGAGTATAGAAATGActataaaattaacaaataacGTGGCATTGTTTACATCCAATGTATAATGAAAAAGTATCTCACGTTCTTTTAATGTATGAAATTATGCAGCGCATACTCATGTTGCTGAGTTTCTAAAAGTTCCACTTCACATATTCTTTACAATGCCATGGACGTAAGTCTTGCTTGGTACACGGACTAATCCTGCACTTAGTCACCTGTATTTTTGACCGAATTATCTGCTATATTGCATCATTCATTGACTTGGGCATTAGGAAGGTTCTCAGTAAGGCTCGTTTATTGATTTGTTGTTAGCATAAAGATTATATGAGCAACTAATATAGGTATAAGGATCTTATTCTAATGATGTTTGACTATATTTTCAGGCCAACAAATGAATTCCCTCATCCTCTTTCCCGCGTTAAGCAACAAATTGCATATAGAGTAAGTTACATGGCCTCGGAGAGTTAATCCAACATAATCAATCTATTAGTTTCACTTGATATGACTAAGTTATCAGTTTTTTGTATGTCTTTCAGCTGTCGTATCAAATAGTTGATTCTTTAATCTGGCTTGGAATACGAGATTTAATAAATGAATTTAGGAAGAAGAAGCTAAAGCTAAGGCCTATTACTTATCTAAGTGGATCTTATACGTCCCCTCCTAACATGCCCTATGGTTATATATGGAGCCCTCATTTGGTCCCTAAACCAAAAGGTTAGATATGCATTTATATTTTATAGTGTCATCTCATCTTTCCATTTTTGGCACTCTCTAACTCCAAGCTGTTTCTTGATGATGTTACGATAGACTGTTTGTGTTTTGCTTCTTGTTTTGCAGATTGGGGACCCAACattgatgttgttggattttgtTTCCTTGACCTTGCTTCAGATTATGAGCCACCAATATCATTATTAGAGTGGCTTGAAGAAGGCGAAAAGGAAGGCAAAAAACCTATATATATTGGATTTGGTAGCCTTGTGAGTTTCTTTGCGACTGTTCACTTGTTTGGTCTTTTGGATATGTGATTACACAGCAATAAATTTGCAGTTTTTTTCCCTCTAGTCTAGCAACCAGTATAATCTAACTGTAGTTGTCAAGTCTGTCCATTATGGAGTGATATCCCAGCACTAATTATTTCCATAAGCAGCACTCGAACTTGAGACCCTGCTTAAAGAGAATAAGTTCAACCAATAATTATTGGTGCATTCTTTTTTGTCTGAATATAACTTTCTCAGGTAACTTTTGCAATGAACCATAATTAACTCAGTGGCTTGTCCCTATTCAGGCATTGAATTGAATGTAACTTAACTTATTTTGTGATGGGACTTTGGAAAATTTAATGTGGAAGTGATAGTTAAGAGCCTAATTATTATGTCCTGTTCCAGGAAGTGTCCACAACTAAAGTTTGAGTATTCCTATACCAACAACACTAATTATGAGAGCTCTTTCCTGAATTGAGTGGTGTATAAGGATTAATCTTATTTAGATGGCAAAACATCATGAAAGGATAGCCCTAGAAGCTAAATGCTTGGCAATAGCCAAAGCAGATATAGAAAACCGCTGAGCTACTCTTTTTTTTCTATGTTGTTATTCTACACTTGATCTAGTTAACTGTCAAAATATTTGCCACTACTAAAATGTCTGCAAACCCATTCTAAtgtaatttccttttcttttttaatcttattttgagCAGCCTCTAGAGCAGCCAGACAAAATGACACAAATTATAATTGAAGCTCTGGATAAAACCGGGCAGAGAGGAATCATCAACAAAGGCTGGGGTGGACTTGGGAATTGTGAGTCTTGATTTTCTGCCTGTATCATGCCAGCAGTATACTGCATTTTTCACCTCATTGTGAAGCATATAGTAATTTCTGTTTCTCAGTGGCAGAAACAAAGAATTCCGTGTACTTATTGGACAACTGTCCACATGATTGGCTATTCCCAAGATGCAAGGCTGTGGTAAGTATACAACTTCTCTAAGTGGCTTAGAAGTCAATTGTTTTGAGCATAACATTGAAACTTGGTTGTAAGATGTTGTAAATTCCAGGTGCATCATGGGGGTGCTGGAACAACTGCTGCTGGTCTTAGAGCTGCAGTAATGTATCTTGCATTTGTGAATTTTGTAATCTAAGTGGTATATTCATCCTACAACAAGAACATCTCTGTTTGTTTCTGCAGTGCCCAACAACAATTGTACCATTCTTTGGGGACCAGCCATTTTGGGGAGAGCGAGTGCATGCCAGAGGAGTAGGCCCGGCACCAATTCCAGTGGATGAATTTACATTAGGCAGGCTGGTTGATGCTATAAACTATATGCTGAAGCCAgaggtaatatatatatatgcgatCAAAGTGGTTAGTATTTGTCTCATACCATATGTACCAGAAAAAAGGAAAGTAGAGAAGGCTTTTAGATGTAAAGGGAACTAATCATCAGAGACAAAGCCAAGCATAAGATCCATTTATAATTTCCTCCTAAAATACAGCATGGAATCATACAGAAGAGAGTATAAATAAAACAAATGCAAGTTATGTTCACAATTTTGGCTTTTTATTAGCACTACATGTTTTACATCGAACTTACATCTCACAGGTGAAAAGGAATGCCGAAGAACTTGCCGATGCCATGAAACACGAAGATGGGGTGGCAGGAGCAGTTGCAGCCTTCTATAAACATTATCATCCTCAAACACTTGATTCCGAGACCAACCATCAACCAGTAGCCACCGTGCCTAGACTTGGGTTCTCCTTCCTAGGATGCTTTGGTCTCTCTAGATCTAAATCCACAACTTCTAGATAGATATCAATCCTCGTTATTCTAGATAGATATAAATCCTCGTACAACTAACTTGCTCACTTAAATCACATGTTCACCCTTCAGTCTATTCTAATGTAATGTGCCATTAAGAAATGTAAATCGTGTTTTTTTGTTCTGTGTAATCATCTCCATGGATATTTCTGAATGATTCATCAGGATCCAATTTACTTGTAAATGATAATCACTCTTCTCTCTTATTTAGCAGCAAATAGTGAATGTTCCTGCTCTTCATTTCATTGATCAATGCTACTTGTTTTACACCCACTGCTGGATGGAATGTAAATTCCATATATTTTAGGTCCTTTGTCTTATACTAAGAAATCAAGGTATATTAACTCGGATTCTTACATATGTTATTTCAGATATCATTATTCCAATCTCTGTTGACACTTATACTAGAAAAGCAGAGTATTTTGTGCATCCTTCTCTAAGTTTCTATAGATGAATTTATAGTTTGTGAATTCAGGTAAACTTTTTTAGAAGTTATGACGATGTGAAAGATTGCTGTGTTCCAATCTCATTACATGCATAAAAAAATGGATGGAAGATAGCAAAAGAACTATACATAATTGATTTCACAACTTCAAAGATTTAGGACTGAGCCTGATAAACTTCGCCTTTCTGACTTGTGTCATCTTTCCTCATGGATGGATCAATTTCCATGGTTGACATTTGTAACGAGGGCACAATTGGAGGTTTTATTCTGCGTGTAACTGTCATCTTCAACCCTTGTGTTGTATGAATTGTTGCTCCAGTAGTCATCTCAACCTATGACAGCAAAATTAATCATTCAGATTCTGCTTAGTACATTGCAGTTTCAGTGAAGCAATTGAATTTGCTTTAAGACCATTATTCAAGGCAAAAAGTTTTGTTAAAAACAATGACAGGTTCCTGAGACTTGATCAAACATTGTTAAATATCACAACAAAAGAAACAAACTTACTGGTGGGGCTCCAACTGCCATTTGAAAGTTGAACCGTCTAACAAGCATTGCAAGTGCTACTATGGTCTACCATAAGTATCATAAGATCATGCAAGTGAAAAATTTTCATTAGTATGTGAGGAATAGCAAATCATGTCTCATATTATCATAGGGTTTACGTCTCGAATCTCCTATAAAAAGGACAGTCCGGTGAACAAACAAATACACCCTTAACCTCACAAGTCACAACAATATAACATTCACATTACCTCGTATGAAGCAAACAAATCACCAACACATTTCCGCGGTCCTCCCCCAAATGGAAGATACCTGAAAGAGAGAGTAGCAATATTACTTGCATTAAAATAAAGTACAGAAtagaacaacaaaaataaattaagtgcAGATAAAATATACTTGAAGTTTTGATTTGTCTCATTGGGGTTAGGTCCATCTACTGGCCATCTTTCCGGTTGAAACTTATCAGCATCATCCCATAGGTTTGGACTACGATGCAGGTTCCAGACAGATATAAAGATATCTTCACCTCTGCAAGTAATTGATGACATAAAATCATTACATTTCAGAAAAGAATACTCTAAGTTGGCCGAAACAAAAATGATCGATATTCATCCCTTAAGGTTACATCCTCGTTGTTTTAGAAATTACTGTGATTTCACATGTGAAGTAGTAGGTGTATAGCGCAATGTGAATTCAGCCATGAAATTTTCTATATAGGGAGGTAAGTGTGTTTTCTGTAACAGGGTAGTTTTCTTGATAGAAGAAAAGCAAGATATAAGTTAATGAAATCTTAGACTGGTTAGTGTAATTTACTAACGAAAAAGACTTACTAAACTAGACAAAGAATCCATTAGCATTACCTTTTTATAGGATACTTG
The sequence above is drawn from the Arachis hypogaea cultivar Tifrunner chromosome 4, arahy.Tifrunner.gnm2.J5K5, whole genome shotgun sequence genome and encodes:
- the LOC112797539 gene encoding sterol 3-beta-glucosyltransferase UGT80A2 isoform X1 — encoded protein: MAESSSNTRLSNSSDEVSVYLDAEPRSTTDIATTSSSSGHVDRDTSITRHSLAEVMAMAEAEAEPAPTRHSRYHRQKSATKVRKNTGIGSIMKFLDENLPAKKRLRFLKRASVIKDDGTVEFDVPRDINPPENIGTTVTSREPCNESGEAIPYHDIHPLQIVMLIVGTRGDVQPFVAIGKRLQEDGHRVRLASHKNFKDFVLSAGLEFYPLGGDPKVLAGYMVKNKGFLPSGRSEIHKQRNQIKAIINSLLPACNSADPDTHVAFNADAIIANPPAYAHTHVAEFLKVPLHIFFTMPWTPTNEFPHPLSRVKQQIAYRLSYQIVDSLIWLGIRDLINEFRKKKLKLRPITYLSGSYTSPPNMPYGYIWSPHLVPKPKDWGPNIDVVGFCFLDLASDYEPPISLLEWLEEGEKEGKKPIYIGFGSLPLEQPDKMTQIIIEALDKTGQRGIINKGWGGLGNLAETKNSVYLLDNCPHDWLFPRCKAVVHHGGAGTTAAGLRAACPTTIVPFFGDQPFWGERVHARGVGPAPIPVDEFTLGRLVDAINYMLKPEVKRNAEELADAMKHEDGVAGAVAAFYKHYHPQTLDSETNHQPVATVPRLGFSFLGCFGLSRSKSTTSR
- the LOC112797539 gene encoding sterol 3-beta-glucosyltransferase UGT80A2 isoform X2, which codes for MAESSSNTRLSNSSDEVSVYLDAEPRSTTDIATTSSSSGHVDRDTSITRHSLAEVMAMAEAEAEPAPTRHSRYHRQKSATKVRKNTGIGSIMKFLDENLPAKKRLRFLKRASVIKDDGTVEFDVPRDINPPENIGTTVTSREPCNESGEAIPYHDIHPLQIVMLIVGTRGDVQPFVAIGKRLQEDGHRVRLASHKNFKDFVLSAGLEFYPLGGDPKVLAGYMVKNKGFLPSGRSEIHKQRNQIKAIINSLLPACNSADPDTHVAFNADAIIANPPAYAHTHVAEFLKVPLHIFFTMPWTPTNEFPHPLSRVKQQIAYRLSYQIVDSLIWLGIRDLINEFRKKKLKLRPITYLSGSYTSPPNMPYGYIWSPHLVPKPKDWGPNIDVVGFCFLDLASDYEPPISLLEWLEEGEKEGKKPIYIGFGSLPLEQPDKMTQIIIEALDKTGQRGIINKGWGGLGNLAETKNSVYLLDNCPHDWLFPRCKAVCPTTIVPFFGDQPFWGERVHARGVGPAPIPVDEFTLGRLVDAINYMLKPEVKRNAEELADAMKHEDGVAGAVAAFYKHYHPQTLDSETNHQPVATVPRLGFSFLGCFGLSRSKSTTSR
- the LOC112797539 gene encoding sterol 3-beta-glucosyltransferase UGT80A2 isoform X4, which produces MAESSSNTRLSNSSDEVSVYLDAEPRSTTDIATTSSSSGHVDRDTSITRHSLAEVMAMAEAEAEPAPTRHSRYHRQKSATKVRKNTGIGSIMKFLDENLPAKKRLRFLKRASVIKDDGTVEFDVPRDINPPENIGTTVTSREPCNESGEAIPYHDIHPLQIVMLIVGTRGDVQPFVAIGKRLQEDGHRVRLASHKNFKDFVLSAGLEFYPLGGDPKVLAGYMVKNKGFLPSGRSEIHKQRNQIKAIINSLLPACNSADPDTHVAFNADAIIANPPAYAHTHVAEFLKVPLHIFFTMPWTPTNEFPHPLSRVKQQIAYRLSYQIVDSLIWLGIRDLINEFRKKKLKLRPITYLSGSYTSPPNMPYGYIWSPHLVPKPKDWGPNIDVVGFCFLDLASDYEPPISLLEWLEEGEKEGKKPIYIGFGSLPLEQPDKMTQIIIEALDKTGQRGIINKGWGGLGNLAETKNSVYLLDNCPHDWLFPRCKAVML
- the LOC112797539 gene encoding sterol 3-beta-glucosyltransferase UGT80A2 isoform X3 is translated as MAMAEAEAEPAPTRHSRYHRQKSATKVRKNTGIGSIMKFLDENLPAKKRLRFLKRASVIKDDGTVEFDVPRDINPPENIGTTVTSREPCNESGEAIPYHDIHPLQIVMLIVGTRGDVQPFVAIGKRLQEDGHRVRLASHKNFKDFVLSAGLEFYPLGGDPKVLAGYMVKNKGFLPSGRSEIHKQRNQIKAIINSLLPACNSADPDTHVAFNADAIIANPPAYAHTHVAEFLKVPLHIFFTMPWTPTNEFPHPLSRVKQQIAYRLSYQIVDSLIWLGIRDLINEFRKKKLKLRPITYLSGSYTSPPNMPYGYIWSPHLVPKPKDWGPNIDVVGFCFLDLASDYEPPISLLEWLEEGEKEGKKPIYIGFGSLPLEQPDKMTQIIIEALDKTGQRGIINKGWGGLGNLAETKNSVYLLDNCPHDWLFPRCKAVVHHGGAGTTAAGLRAACPTTIVPFFGDQPFWGERVHARGVGPAPIPVDEFTLGRLVDAINYMLKPEVKRNAEELADAMKHEDGVAGAVAAFYKHYHPQTLDSETNHQPVATVPRLGFSFLGCFGLSRSKSTTSR